In Phyllopteryx taeniolatus isolate TA_2022b chromosome 13, UOR_Ptae_1.2, whole genome shotgun sequence, the following are encoded in one genomic region:
- the orc3 gene encoding origin recognition complex subunit 3 codes for MSTTSSVSTGCFVFKPDIKKKKKSFPSLDDYFTHGCEGAETSDIRFRLFHDLWNKIKTDTEHLQDELNRQILDSLLDFTRKCSSTRQHDDWASQMRASEIPTAALMLGVNVPDHDMTFQSLSELLQQSVTPHVASVQAKECAALKHLMKRVLERLMHTVVVAAAADDDDDDDDDEEKEEAALKQSVTPVHKSVHCSLSVLCEWYNTQTKKSNTPGKKRSSQSKDQHPPVVIIFKDLEAFNQKVLQDFILICSRYIERLPLMFIFGIATSPSTIQHMLPHSVSSLLCIELFQSLSCTQHLATVMDKLILTSKFPFKLTGKVMQVLISLFLYHDFSVRNFIKGVQMALLEHFHSQPLSVLCCKKKEALRNAVHLSHEGLERIRQLPSFTRYVDKQESQEQVGLLKDDAHLQEVCQKLIKDLHKYHKNYYPTLRCLHALTSSLPRYPLGKQIRELHLICLEKNVWETEDYQSAMKLLKMLAKDELIALLQRCAEILRSANSKKMKSALVQLEDMLSKFKQLDGGSEVVQCDEESLTSPVKNLQKKTDLYQLQKALLEMNESRRTKKRSPFENLRSEALEFIDNLVKSHLYLPECQTLNEVCYYSSSSSVRCHLNATPRTSIQAALSSPYYYLLNESLKTDDGSISNAAPDICIAYKLHLECGRLINLYDWMQAFSTVVSAAEGNDPNSDNFGKVDDVKHARFIRAVSEMEFLGFIKSTKQKTDHVARLTWGGC; via the exons ATGTCCACCACATCGTCAGTATCAACG GGTTGTTTCGTTTTCAAGCCAGacatcaagaagaagaagaaaagcttTCCCAGTTTAG ATGACTATTTCACTCATGGTTGTGAAGGCGCTGAGACCAGTGATATACGGTTCAGACTCTTTCATGATCTATGGAACAAGATTAAAACGGACACAGAG CATTTGCAGGATGAACTCAACAGGCAAATCCTGGACAGCTTGCTGGACTTCACCAGGAAGTGCTCCTCCACTCGCCAACACGACGACTGGGCTTCGCAGATGAGGGCCAGTGAGATTCCCACAGCAGCGCTAATGCTCG GAGTGAACGTGCCTGACCACGACATGACCTTCCAGAGCCTGTCTGAGCTCCTCCAGCAGTCTGTCACACCTCACGTGGCATCTGTCCAGGCCAAAGAGTGTGCAG ctttgaaGCACTTGATGAAGAGGGTTTTGGAGCGATTGATGCACACGGTGGTggtggctgctgctgctgatgatgatgatgatgatgatgacgacgaagaGAAGGAGGAGGCGGCGTTAAAGCAGAGCGTTACTCCGGTACACAAGAGTGTGCACTGCTCCCTGAGCGTGCTCTGCGAATGgtacaacacacaaacaaag AAATCCAACACTCCTGGAAAAAAGCGCAGTTCTCAGAGTAAAGACCAGCATCCCCCAGTTGTGATTATTTTCAAAGATTTAGAAGCCTTCAACCAAAAAGTTCTTCAGGACTTCATTCTCATCTGCAG TCGATACATCGAGCGTCTTCCCCTCATGTTCATATTCGGCATTGCCACGTCGCCGAGCACCATCCAGCACATGTTGCCCCACTCGGTGTCGTCGCTGCTGTGCATCGAGCTCTTCCAGTCTCTGTCGTGCACTCAACACCTTGCCACTGTCATGGACAAG TTAATCCTGACATCGAAGTTCCCTTTTAAGCTGACTGGCAAAGTGATGCAGGTGCTGATTAGCCTTTTCCTCTATCACGACTTCTCCGTGCGAAACTTCATCAAGGGTGTACAG ATGGCCCTGTTGGAGCACTTCCACTCGCAGCCTCTCAGCGTGCTGTGCTGCAAGAAGAAGGAAGCACTGCGTAACGCTGTACATCTCAGCCACGAGGGCCTGGAGAGGATCAGGCAGCTGCCTTCATTCACCAG GTATGTTGACAAGCAGGAATCCCAAGAGCAGGTTGGACTGTTAAAGGATGATGCTCACTTACAG GAGGTTTGCCAAAAGCTGATAAAGGACCTTCATAAATACCACAAGAACTATTATCCCACGCTGAGGTGTCTTCACGCTTTGACCTCGTCGCTGCCTCGCTACCCCCTTGGAAAACAG ATCCGGGAGCTCCATTTAATTTGCCTGGAGAAGAATGTTTGGGAGACGGAGGATTACCAGTCAGCCATGAAGCTGCTTAA GATGTTGGCCAAAGACGAACTGATCGCTTTACTCCAGAGATGCGCGGAGATCCTGCGGTCCGCAAACTCGAAGAAGATGAAGAGCGCCCTCGTCCAGCTGGAAGACATGCTCAGCAAATTTAAGCAGTTGGACG GGGGCAGTGAGGTGGTCCAATGTGATGAGGAGAGCCTGACCTCTCCTGTGAAGAACCTTCAGAAGAAGACTGACCTGTACCAGCTGCAGAAG GCTCTTCTGGAGATGAACGAGTCTAGAAGGACCAAGAAACGCAGTCCCTTTGAGAATCTACGAAGTGAAGCACTCGAATTTATCGACAACCTCGTAAA GAGTCACCTGTATCTGCCAGAGTGTCAGACGCTGAATGAAGTGTGCTACTACAGCTCCTCATCCTCCGTGAGATGCCACCTCAACGCCACACCTCGCACCTCCATTCAGGCCGCACTCAGCAGCCCTTACTATTATCTTCTG AATGAAAGCCTAAAAACAGATGACGGGAGCATTTCCAACGCGGCGCCTGACATCTGTATCGCGTACAAGCTGCACCTGGAGTGCGGCCGCCTCATCAACCTCTATGACTGGATGCAA gccTTCTCTACTGTGGTGTCTGCAGCAGAGGGCAATGATCCAAATTCGGACAACTTTGGCAAAGTGGATGACGTCAAACA